The Halomonas sp. HAL1 genome segment TTGGCGGCGGCGCACCACCCGAGCCCAATGGCTGCAGTATCTGGCGTGGCTGGCGGGTGTCAGCCTGTTTCTACTCTGCTGGAAGATGATTTCCGACAATACCATGTGGGTGTTTGTCGAAGACGCTGGCCGTCAGGGGACTGACCTGATTAGCCGCATGACGCCGCCGGAGTGGGGCTACGCCAATGTGCTCTGGAAGCCCATGTGGGACACGATTAACATCGCCACTCTTGGCACTGTGATTGGCGTCATGATGGCATTTCCAGTGGCGTTTTTGGCCGCGCGTAATACGACGCCGCACCCACTGGTGCGCAGTGCGGCGCTGATGGTGATTGTGTCATCCCGCTCAATCAACTCACTGATCTGGGCGATGCTGTTAGTGACGATTCTTGGCCCTGGCGTGTTGGCGGGCATTATCGCCATCGCGCTTCGCTCGATCGGCTTTGTCGGCAAGCTGCTTTATGAAGCGATTGAAGAGATCCACCCTACGCCGGTAGAGGCGATTAGCGCGACCGGCGCAAGCCGCCTGCAGGTGATGAACTATGGCGTGTTGCCGCAAATCATGCCTGCCTTCGCGGGGATTAGCGTTTACCGCTGGGATATTAATATCCGCGAATCGACGGTCTTGGGTTTGGTTGGGGCGGGCGGTATTGGTTTGCAGCTAAATGCCTCGATCAACAGCCTTGCCTGGGATCAGGTCAGCGTTATTTTCATTATGATTTTCGCTACCGTGCTGGTGTCCGAGTGGGTTTCCGCGCGTGTGCGTCACGCGATTATTTAATCGACAGTGGCATCAATAAACGAGGGCTGAGTATGCGTTTTCCCGATGCGGAGATCACCACCATTGATTTATTGCGCCACGGTGAACCGGTGGGAGGACGTATGCTACGCGGCTCCACCGATCACCCACTGAGTGAGACGGGTTGGCAGCAGGTGACCGATGCCGTTATGCGCCATACGGTCGAAGGCCATCTGCCTTATGATGCGATTGTCACCTCGCCATTAACACGCTGTCGTGAGTTTGCGCTGTGGCTGGGCGAAGAGTTTGATCTACCCGTTCAGGTAGAGGATGACCTAGCCGAGCTGCATTTGGGGCAGTGGGAGGGTAAAACCCACGCCCAGGTGTTTGCGGAAGAGGGCACCGAAAGAATGAGTGCGTTTTGGTATGACCCAACAACGGTGTCACCGCCAGACGGCGAAACGATACAGGCCTTTGATGCGCGCCTCGCTGAGGTATGGCAGCAGCTGTTAATCAGTCCGCCCGGTAAGCATGTGCTGGTCGTGGCGCATCTATTTGTCTGCAATGGACTACTGCGCCAAGTTATTGAGCAGCCGCTTTCGCGGGTGCTGGCGATGGATTTGCCCTACGCGGCGCTAAGCCGTGCGCGCCATGAGCGCCACTTGCTTGGTGAGACGACCTTTATTGAGTGGATTGGTCGTTAATCATTACCGTTAACCATGGGCGGCTAGGCATGCTTTTTGGGCGCCGCCCGTCACTCCCGTACTCCTTAAGTTATTGCGCCTGCTATCGATAATGTATTGTGCAGTTCAACGAGCTTGGGCAGTAATACGTTGTTCATATGCGTTAGTATCGATACTTATTCGAAGGAGATGCAGCGAAGTATGTTTAAGTTTTCCTGTCGCAACACTACCTATAACAAATGATGGGCGAAGAGAGCAGAGGCTTATGTATCAATCCTTGAATCTGCTAAAGGAACAGTCTTAATCTCAACAGCCCACCCAGCCCATACCTGCAACTCCCCGTGTGGTTAGCCGCGATGGTGTGCGCGGTATTTATCGATTAAGTTTTTCTGAACAGGGCCGATTTATTAGTATTGATCCTTTAACCGGACGTTGAGCTTGCCTATGCACCGCGATGAAACATCGATCATCCTGAATGACCTCATTTATTACGTCATTCCCAATTTAAACAGTGCTGAAAAGTTAGTGCTCTCTACGCTAGAAAGCTTAAGTGAAGCGGCTACCAATCCTCTGGACATACTTAAACGCACGGATCAGCGCCAAGCGTTTGGGCTGGAGACCCACCGCATAAGAATCAATTTAGAACACTTGCTGAATCGCTACCGGACTGAGGTCGATGCCATTCTTCGCTCTGAAGGCGAGTATCAAGGGCCGGTCGTAGAGCCTGATCCTCAAGAGGCGGATGCGATACGCAGTGCTAAAGAGATCTACCAGCATGTATGTGCTTTCCAGCGAGGAGAACGCCCCCACCCGATTCCTGGGCGGTAAATCACCCGGTGCACCTTGTTCTAGCGCCTAGCACTAACTGCCAGTACGTAACATTCACAGCATGGCATCAACATTGCTTGTACAATGTGGCATTGGACTTTCAGGCTTACCCGCCTGAAAGCAAGCAGCCTGCCTACCCGGCGCTGGCTGTCCACATATTAGGAGATATACCATGTCTGCCTCACCGGTCACATTGATGGTGGCTCGTCGCGTTGAGCACGGCCGCTACTTCGACTTTAATCGTTGGCTAAACGAAGGGCGCGAGCTGGCGGCTGATTTTGCTGGCTACCTCGGCTCTGGCGTACTAGCACCCCCCGCTGATGACGATGAATATCAGATCATATTTCGCTTTAGCAGCAGCGAAACCTTAGCCGCCTGGGAACACTCCGCCTCACGCCATGCGTGGTTGGCGCGCGGAAAAGGGCTGTATGAAGCGCCTCAAGAGCACCGTGCCACTGGGCTGGACACGTGGTTTCAAAACAACGGAAACAGCGCTCCGCCGCGTTGGAAGCAAGCCGTGGCTGTTTGGTTGGCTTTCTTCCCCATCTCGTTGCTTTTCCAATGGGTATTTGGCGGCGTATTGGCCGATTGGGCGCTGGTGCCGCGGGTGATGGTGAGTACCTTGATGTTGACGCCAGTGATGGTGTTTGTGTTTATTCCGCTCTCGACGCGCTTATTAGCACCTTGGCTGCAAGGAAAGTGGTCACCGCTGGATTTACTGGCGCGCTGGCGTCATGCACATCGTTAATTTTCATTAATTTTTACTAGTTTAATGCTTTCATGGGGTTCAACGCTGTAATGGTGCTAACTTTAGTATATTGATCCTATTAAGATGATCTTTATGCTACTAAGCTGAAGGTGCTTGCAGTAATGGATAACTGTCGCCAGTGCAATGCTGGTGTATAACCCAGCCCCATGGAGTGTTTATGATTCACGTTCACCATTTGGAAAAGTCTCGTTCTCATCGGATTTTGTGGCTATTAGAAGCCTTAGAACTGGACTATGAGCTGGTAATTTACCAACGCGATGACAAAACACAGCAAGCGCCCGACTCGCTAAAAAAAATCCACCCGCTTGGTAAATCCCCGGTCATTACCGATGGTGATCTCACCGTGGCTGAGTCAGGCGCGATCATTGACTACCTGTTACAGCGCTATGGGCAAGGGCGGTGTCAGCCTTCTCCCGATGACTTGCGGGCTTGGGTAGATTACCGCTACTGGCTACATTATGCCGAAGGCTCACTGATGCCACTGCTGGTGATGCAGCTTGTGTTTAGCCAAGTTCCCAAGCAGTCGCCCTGGCTGATTAAACCGCTGGCGAAAGGCATTAGCGATACGGTGAGTAAGCGTTTTTTAGCACCGCAGATGAAACAGCACCTCACTTTTATAAACCAGCACTTATCAGCCAACGGTAATTTTGCCGGCCCCTGGCCTAGTGGCGCGGATATTCAAATGAGCTTTCCGCTACAGGCTGTGGCGGCCGTCCAGTCGTTAGAGCAGTATTCTGCCATTGCCGCTTTTGTATCGCGTATCGAACAAGACTCCGCGTGGCAGCGAGTGGTAGAGCGAGCTGGCCCGTTAACCATGCCTGGCCAGTAATAACTACCATGTACCATTTCGCCACTTCAGCAGCTCTGCCAGCAGAGCTGCTGCGCAGCATTGACACTTATTTGGGGCGCTGGGGAATCGCCTTGCTGCTCGTTTTTCTGCTTTTAGCACTGCTGGGCAATCTGTTACTCAAGCGCCGCATGCAGCATAACAGGGCGTTGCTGCAAACCAATAAAGAGATGCTGGCGACTATTTTGGATAGTGTCGATGCCTTTATTTATATCAAGTCACCGACCTTAGAGTATCAATACGTGAATCGCCGTATCAGCGATTTATTTGGTCTGCCAGCCGACAAAGTTATTGGTAAGTGCGACGCTGAGTTTTTTGATGCCGGCAGCGCTGCTGAAATGGAGCAGGTTGATCGCAGCGTATTGGCATCGGGCAAGAAAGTAACGGTCGAGGAGAGTAACGTCTTACAAGGTGAAAGCCAGGTAAGAACGTTCTTATCGATCAAAATGCCGCTGTCGATGTCCCCCGGTGCTCCCCCTTCTCTATGCGGTATTTCGACGGAACTCACTGACTACCTCGAAATGCAGTCGCGCACCTACTATCTGGCCTTCTATGACTCACTGACAGGTCTGCCCAACCGTCGGATGCTGATGGACTCGTTAACGTCCGCGATCGATCATGATGAGTGGTCAGCGTCTTATAGCGCTGTGTTGGTGATCGATCTGGATAACTTTCGCTTAGTGAACGACATCCAGGGTCATGAGAGTGGTGATCAACTGTTGATTAACGTTGCTGAACAGCTACGACAGCGGCTAGAGCCAGAGGCCACGCTGGCACGCTTTAGTAGTGATGAATTTGTGGTACTGCTGAATAACCTGGGCGAGCCGCAGACCGAGGCCGTCCGAAAAGCTGAACGTGTGTCCCGCCAGCTATTGGAAACCATCGCTCAAGTGAGAAGCGGTCATTCGTTACCTATTAGCGCCAGTATTGGCATTGCACTGTTTGCCGGGCGCGAACACAGCATGGATAGTGTGCTGCAACAGGCGGATATGGCCTTGCAGCAGGCGAAGAGAGCTGGCGGCAACACGCTGTGCTTTTTTAACGCCGATATGCAGACCAGCGTACTGGAAAGGGCCAGCCTGGAAGCTGACCTGCATAAGGCCCTTGAGCGCAATGAGTTGGCTCTGCACTATCAGGTGCAGGTCGACCATCAGGGCGTGACCACGGGGGTCGAAGCGTTATTACGCTGGTATCACCCCCAGCGTGGCTGGGTTTCCCCCGCGACGTTTATTCCCCTGGCTGAGGAGAATAGGCTGATTGTGCCCATCGGCTATTGGGTGCTTAGGTCGGCCTGCGAGCAATTGGCGAAGTGGTCGCATCAAGCGACCTACGCCCCCTTAAGTATTTCCGTTAATGTGAGCTCTGTTCAGTTTCAGCAACCCGACTTCGTGCATGACGTAGAGGCGTTATTAGCAGAGACGCTGGCACCGCCAAGCCGGTTGGTGCTGGAAGTAACGGAAAGCCTGCTGATGTGCGAGCCAGTTCGGGTGCGCAATACGATGTTGAAACTCCGCGCTAGAGGGATTCGCTTTGCACTGGATGACTTTGGCACTGGTTACTCATCGCTGAGCTACTTAAAGCGCTTACCGCTAGATGAGCTAAAGATTGATCAATCGTTTATTCGCGAACTGCTCACTGACAAGACAGATGCAGCGATCGTGGATACGACGATACTGCTTGCCGTGAGTTTAGGCTTAACCGTGGTCGCAGAAGGGGTAGAGAAAAAAGAGCAGCTTGACTGGCTAAGAGGCCATGGCTGTTACCGCTATCAAGGCTACCTGTTTGGTCGCCCGACACCGATTGAGTATCTTTTTGAAAGCTATTAGGCGGCTATATAAAAACCCCTTTCCAGCACGCTGAAAAGGGGTTAAACATTCTTAATGATACATGCCTGCTTTAGCTAAACAGCGCAAAGCTCTCAGCGTTAAGCAACATGTGAACCAAAATGCTGGCGATATAGCCGAGCAAAATGACCGGCGACCAACGCAAGTGGCCCATAAACGTATAGGAACCTCTTGCCTGGCCCATTACCGCTACCCCTGCCGCTGAACCGATCGACAGCAAGCTGCCCCCGACGCCTGCGGTTAAGGTAATTAGCAGCCATTGACCGTGGGACATATCGGGCTCCATCGTGAGCACCGCAAACATCACGGGAATGTTGTCGATGACCGCTGATACAACACCCAGCGTAATGTTGGCTGCCGTCGCGTTCCAACCAGTGTAGAGCGCCTCTGAAAGCAGGCCGAGATAGCCCATAAAGCCCAGCCCGCCAACGCACATCACTACCCCGTAGAAGAACAGCAATGTATCCCACTCGGCACGTGCCACACGGTTGAAGACATCAAACGGTACCACGCTGCCCAACTGCTCAAGCTTCTTGTTGTCACCGCGGCGGCTATAGCGTTCGCGTTTACGCTCCAACGAGCGGGGTAGGCTGCGGCGTAGGTAGTAGCCGAAGAACTGCAAGTAGCCCAGGCCGGTCATCATACCCAGCACCGGCGGTAGGTGGAGTACTACGTGGCACAGCACGGCAGTAATAATGGTCAATAAAAACAGCCCTACAATGCGCCGGGCACCCCGCTTCATCCACACATCTTCATAAACGCTAGCGGGTTTCTCGTCCTTAATGAACAGACTCATGATGGAGGCAGGTATTAGGAAATTGACCAGGGCAGGGAAGAACAGGATGAAGAACTCCTGGAACTCAACCATGCCAGCTTGCCACACCATGAGAGTGGTAATGTCGCCGAAGGGGCTAAATGCACCCCCCGCATTGGCGGCCACCACAATATTGATACAAGCGACGTTAATAAACCGCTGGTCGCCCTCTGCCACTTTAGTTACCACGGCACACATCAATAGTGCGGTGGTGAGGTTGTCGGCAATGGGTGAAAGCACAAAGGCGAGACCGCCGGTCAACCAAAACAGTGTCCGGTAGTTGAAGCCTTTGCGTAACATCCAGGAGCGCAAAGCATCAAACACCCGGCGCTCTTCCATCGCGTTGATATACGTCATGGCCACCAGCAAGAACAGCATCAGCTCGGTGAACTCCAAAAGCGTCACGCGAAACGCGTACTCGGACGCGTCAGACATACCGTTTTGGACATACACCCAGCCGATGAGGCTCCAGATGATACCGGCTGCCACCAACACCGGCTTCGACTTGCGCATATGAATCTTTTCTTCCGCCATGACGAGGGCATACGCCAGGACGAAAATAGCCACCGCAAAAAAGCCGACAGCCGAGGTGGTTAAATTTAGTTCACCAGTAACGGCAAACGCATTGGGACTTACGCCTAATAGTAAGGCCGCTAACAAAAAAAGCCAGCGACGATATAATCGTGGCTGGCAAGAGGGTTGGCACAACGTAGGCATGTGACGTTTTTCCTCATGGTTAAGTTGTCAGGAGTGGTGTAAAAGCGTCACTAGTTTACCAGCCTATATTGCGCCGCAACACTTTATAAAAACGAACGAAAGTAGTTCTTCTTAAGGGAATAGCATCTTTTTTTAGGAAATTAATCTTTTAGGTAATGGTAACTTTATCAACATTAGTTTTGGCTAAGTGCTGGTTTAAAGGTGGTGGTTATACTATTGCCGAATAGTATTATTAAATAATATCCATTTCTTTATACCTCTTTTCACTAATGCACGCTTTCATTATCGCCGTCGACCCCCAGGCGAGGCTGCCCGTTTAGGCATAGTCATGGTATGTTGACGCCCCCTAGGCCCATTGCTGGGTAACATAAAAACGAGGCCTGTTAGAAAACGGCCGCTGGATACGCTAAGGAAGATTAAGATGCGCAACTCATTTCGCTCCCTTCGCCGCACGCTTGGCGTGACGGCTGCTACGCTAGCGCTGGTAAGTACCGCTTTCTCCGTCCACGCTGAAACGCGGGTGACCTATAAATCGGCTTCTGCCGGTACCGCCTACTATCAGATGGGCGTAGAACTCTCAGAAGCAATCCGCCAGGGGACGGATGACGCGATTATTCTGACCCTTGAAGAGAGCCAGGGCTCGGTTCAGAACGTCATGGAGGTCATGGCGCGCCAGGGTAACTACGTGTTTACCACGCCGCCTGCATTAGTGGAGCAGGCCATGGCAGGAGAGGGCGCCTTTGCCGAGCGTCAGAACCCTCGCTTTCAAGAAATTCGTGGCCTGTTCCCCATCCCCTCTATCACCATGCATTTTGTACTGGCGGGTGACGAAGGGGTGACTGATGTGTCTGCCCTGGAAGGCAAGCACTTATTAATTGGTCGGGGTACGTTTGGCGCCCGGGAAGCGGCTCGTTACCTGGAGTTGTTTGGTCTGGAAGAGAATGTCCAAATCGCCGATGCGGCGATTGGCAGCGGCCCCGATGCACTTAAAAACGGTCAGATTGATGGCTTTGTAACGGCCAGCTCTTTCCCGTCGCCCAATGTGATAGAGACCGCCGCCAGCATGCCTATATCGTTGGTTAGTCTGACCGATGAGCAAATCGAACAAACCGGCGCGGCGCGCCAAACGATCCCCGGCAGTACCTACCCCGGCGTTGATAAAGATGTCGAAACCACATCGCTACCGGTGATTGCCTACACCACCACCTATATGGATGACGATACCGCCTACACGCTGACCAAAACATTTTGGGAGCGTCGTGATGCCATGGCCGAAGAGGCCGCCTGGTGGGGCAGTATTACCCCTGAAATGCTGGAAAACATGACCGGCTCGCTACACCCAGGGGCACTGCGCTATTACGAAGAAGCGGGCTTCGAGGTGCCTGACTCTCTACGTTAGTCACTATCCCCCTTCTTCCTACTGCCACGGCGATCGCGCTGTGGCAGTTCTGTATTGATGCAGAGTTGATGCAGAGTTGATGCGGTATTGATGCAGTATTGATAATAGGCAACTTGGCATGCGTGTTATTACTTCTTCGCCAGCGGCGACCCCTGCAGATGATGACGCCATAGCCCCAGGCTGGATGGCGCTGGGGGCGGTCAGTGTGGTGTTTCATCTGGGATTGATTTTTTATGGCTTAACGCCTGCGCTCGTCAGTCGGCCGCTACACATGGCGCTGCTGTTGCCTTGGGTGCTGGTCTACATGGCCAACACACCGACGCAGCGAATCAGCGGCTGGGTGCTAACGCTGCTGGGCGTGGCCGCATGCGGCTATATCGCCCTCAATGAGGCTGCACTAGCCAACCAGTATGGCTTTATTGATACCCACCTGCAGATGGGTATCGGGCTATTTTTAATTGCGCTTGCGCTTGAGGCCGCCCGCCGGGCGATTGGCTGGCCGCTGCCGCTGGTCGCGTTGTTGGCCTTGATGTATGGCGCTTTCGGCCAACACATCCCTGGTGCTTTTGGCCACCCTGGGCTCCCGCTGCCTAGCATGGTGGGCACATTGACCATTGCCGAAGGCGGGCTGTGGGGATCGCTGACCGGCGTGAGTGTCAGTGTGGTGGCAATTTTTGTGATTTTCGGTGCGGTACTCAATGCCGGCGAAGCGGGGCAGGGCTTCATGAATCTCGCTGGCGCGGTGGCCGGGCGGCTGACCGGGGGCGCGGCCAAAGTGGCGGTGATTTCCTCGGCACTGATGGGCTCTATCTCCGGTTCGGCGTCAGCTAACGTGGCCTCCACCGGGGCAATCACCATTCCCTCCATGGTGCGCCTGCGCTACCCGCGCTCGCTCGCCGGTGCGGTGGAAGCGGTTGCCTCCTCTGGCGGGCAAATCATGCCGCCGCTGATGGGGGCGGGCGCGTTTGTCATGGTGGAGCTGACGGGGACTCCCTATACACAAATTATGGGCGCGGCAATGTTACCGGCAGTCCTCTATTTCTTGACCGTCTGGGTGGGCATCAATGCCTACGCGACTAGGCATGACTTGCAGCCCGTGGCGGAAAGCGAACGCCCCCACGCGAAAGAGGTCGCCATTACCTCACTATTTTTCGCGATCCCGTTCGTGTTGCTGCTCGAGCGTATTTTCAACGGTGGTTATACCCCACAGTACGCTGCCAGCATTGCGATTTTCGCGGGCATCGCGCTGCTGTTCTTTGATGTGACGCTGCGCTTCTCGCTTCCTGGCTTTAGCCGTCGGTTAGCCGCCGCTGTGGTCACTGCCGGGCGCCAGATTGCCGTGATCGGCGCGATTATCCTGTGCGCCTCGCTGGTGGTCGGCGTGCTGTCGCTAACGGGGCTGGGCGTCAAGATTACCTCAGGTATCCTGTCGCTCTCCAACGACATGCTATGGCCAGCACTGCTGCTAACGGCGCTCGCCTGTTTGATTTTAGGCATGGAGGTGCCAACCACCGCCGCCTACGTGATCTGTGTCTCTGTCGCCGGGCCGGCGTTGACATCGCTGGGTCTGGAGCCGCTTCTAGCGCATCTGTTCGTTTTCTGGTACGCGCTGCTCTCGACTATCACGCCGCCGGTGTGTGGCGGTGTGTTTATCGCTGCTGGCATGGTGGGGGAGAATTGGCTAAAGGTGGCGTTCAAGGCCATGGCGCTGGGGATTGGGCTGTATATCATTCCCTTGGCCATGGTGGCCAACCCGGAAATAATCCAACTAGTCTTTAATCCGTCAGGCGCCCTGCTGAATGCCCTGAAAGTGGCGCTGGGGCTGGGGGCGATCTCTTACGGAGTGATCGCGCGCAAAGCATGGTGGCAGCGTGCGGCGCTAGTCGCGGCGGGGGCTATCCTGATCTTCGTGGTTTAGCCTTTAGCCCTGGGACGAACCGTCAGCATCCAGCCGTAGCGGCGAAGAGGCTGGCAGCGGGGTAGTGGCAAACATCACCCAGATATCCAGCGCAGGCCCCAGTGACTGCACCAACCGCAGTTGCTCGGGTGCCTGGGCGAGCACCTCTTCAGCACAAATGCCTGCCTCAAAACGCCCGGCGAGCAGGCCCTCTGCTACTGCCACCGTGGTGGGGGCATCAATGAGCTCTGTATAGGCCGTTAAATCAGTGTAATAGCGGGTGGCTGGCTGCAATGCCACCTGGGTGGGCTGCGCAATGGTACGTTGTGCGATCAGCGCCAGCGGCTTGCTACCCGCAATAAAGGTGTCGACCGGGTAGGCTCGATGCATATAGCGGCCGACACAGTCGCTATGGGTGGCGTGGGCGGTGCACTGCAACACGTGGCTAACCTGCCCAGCAATAAGCGCCTGAAAGGCATCTTCAAAGTGGTTGAAGAGAGTCACGCTGCCTTCGCCTGAACAGCGTTGTTTTAAATAACGCATGGCAATCAATTCGTGGTTATTGCCGCTAGGACCCAGGGTAGCAATGTGCACGGTTACGTTTCTCCACGATAAACAATCAAGTCATTGAGCCAAAAACGGTGGGTTTTTGGCTCAGCGCAATCAACGATTAGGCCATCTCAAAAAATCGTAAAGCTTAACGCTATATAAGCCGCATAACCGGTGAGTAATGCGGCCCCTTCCCAGCGCGATAGACGCATACCGGTGTACAAAAATAGCACCAATAGGGCAGCGGCACCGAGCATCACCCACTGGTCGAACAGGGCCACGCGTGGTGCAAGGGGCAGTGGTTGTAAAAATGCTGAGATACCGAGGATGCCCAGCAGGTTAAATATGTTACTGCCCAGAATATTCCCCACCGCGACATCAGCATGACGGCGCAGCGCCGCAATCACTGACACGGCCATTTCAGGTAGTGAGGTGCCCACTGCAACGATGGTGAGGCCGATGACGGCTTCGGAAATACCCAACGCCTGGGCTAACCCAATGGCGCCAAAGAGTAGTAGCTGCGACCCTCCTATTAGCATGCCTAAACCAATCACCAGCGCTAAGGTGATCATCCAGCCCGTGGTGGGGAGTTTGGTCATCTCTTCGGCTTCTGAGGCATGCATATCTGCCGCAGGAATATGATGCCGACTTTCACTTAAGTAAGCCCACACAAGGTAGCCCACAAGACAGGCTATAAAGATTGCCGCATCAACGCGCCCTAATGCCCCGCCAAAGGAGAGTCCAATAAATAGCAGGCTCGCCAGTATCACCACCAAGCCATCTCGGCGCAGCGCTTGGGGATGGACCACCATAGGGCAAATCACGGCACACATGCCCAAAATCAATAGGATATTACCGATATTGCTACCCACGATGTTGCCAATAGCAATGTCAGGCTGTTGGTTTATAGCGGCATCAATAGAAACAACCAGCTCGGGTGCCGATGTGCCGAAACCGACAACTACCAGCCCGGTCAGTAGGGGCGAAACGCCGACCCTTCTTGCGCCAGCAACAGCCCCCCGGATCAGTGACTCACCGCCCAGGGTGAGCAGCGCAATACCCGCCAACAAACTAAGTCCATATAGCATGTTAAAACCTCTTCCATAGTACTGGTCAGGCTGCGATTAATGCAGGGTTTGCCTGGCCAATAGAGCGCGCTAGGCGGTCGGATTAGTAGTGCCCAGCTCATTGGCAAGATTACTGCTAATTTTTGTAATTTGCGCGGTATTCCAGTGGTTATAAGCGGTAGAGTAAAAATTAAAAACGCATAAAGGCTTTGACCTACTGCTGACTACATGGCAGGATGTGCGCAGTTAGTAAGTTAGCAAGCAAGCATGGTTCCAGAAACATTCGAATTCTTTCGGTAGTCTGTAATTGTATTCCTTGTTCTACTCACTATTTATCTGGGTAATACCAGGAATTTTACAATTCGCGATTAGCGAAAAGGATTTATATCATGGCAACTGGCACAGTTAAGTGGTTCAACGATTCTAAAGGTTTTGGCTTCATCGCACCGTCTGACGGCAGCGACGACG includes the following:
- a CDS encoding histidine phosphatase family protein produces the protein MRFPDAEITTIDLLRHGEPVGGRMLRGSTDHPLSETGWQQVTDAVMRHTVEGHLPYDAIVTSPLTRCREFALWLGEEFDLPVQVEDDLAELHLGQWEGKTHAQVFAEEGTERMSAFWYDPTTVSPPDGETIQAFDARLAEVWQQLLISPPGKHVLVVAHLFVCNGLLRQVIEQPLSRVLAMDLPYAALSRARHERHLLGETTFIEWIGR
- a CDS encoding TAXI family TRAP transporter solute-binding subunit, which translates into the protein MRNSFRSLRRTLGVTAATLALVSTAFSVHAETRVTYKSASAGTAYYQMGVELSEAIRQGTDDAIILTLEESQGSVQNVMEVMARQGNYVFTTPPALVEQAMAGEGAFAERQNPRFQEIRGLFPIPSITMHFVLAGDEGVTDVSALEGKHLLIGRGTFGAREAARYLELFGLEENVQIADAAIGSGPDALKNGQIDGFVTASSFPSPNVIETAASMPISLVSLTDEQIEQTGAARQTIPGSTYPGVDKDVETTSLPVIAYTTTYMDDDTAYTLTKTFWERRDAMAEEAAWWGSITPEMLENMTGSLHPGALRYYEEAGFEVPDSLR
- a CDS encoding glutathione S-transferase: MIHVHHLEKSRSHRILWLLEALELDYELVIYQRDDKTQQAPDSLKKIHPLGKSPVITDGDLTVAESGAIIDYLLQRYGQGRCQPSPDDLRAWVDYRYWLHYAEGSLMPLLVMQLVFSQVPKQSPWLIKPLAKGISDTVSKRFLAPQMKQHLTFINQHLSANGNFAGPWPSGADIQMSFPLQAVAAVQSLEQYSAIAAFVSRIEQDSAWQRVVERAGPLTMPGQ
- a CDS encoding antibiotic biosynthesis monooxygenase — protein: MSASPVTLMVARRVEHGRYFDFNRWLNEGRELAADFAGYLGSGVLAPPADDDEYQIIFRFSSSETLAAWEHSASRHAWLARGKGLYEAPQEHRATGLDTWFQNNGNSAPPRWKQAVAVWLAFFPISLLFQWVFGGVLADWALVPRVMVSTLMLTPVMVFVFIPLSTRLLAPWLQGKWSPLDLLARWRHAHR
- a CDS encoding TRAP transporter fused permease subunit, with translation MRVITSSPAATPADDDAIAPGWMALGAVSVVFHLGLIFYGLTPALVSRPLHMALLLPWVLVYMANTPTQRISGWVLTLLGVAACGYIALNEAALANQYGFIDTHLQMGIGLFLIALALEAARRAIGWPLPLVALLALMYGAFGQHIPGAFGHPGLPLPSMVGTLTIAEGGLWGSLTGVSVSVVAIFVIFGAVLNAGEAGQGFMNLAGAVAGRLTGGAAKVAVISSALMGSISGSASANVASTGAITIPSMVRLRYPRSLAGAVEAVASSGGQIMPPLMGAGAFVMVELTGTPYTQIMGAAMLPAVLYFLTVWVGINAYATRHDLQPVAESERPHAKEVAITSLFFAIPFVLLLERIFNGGYTPQYAASIAIFAGIALLFFDVTLRFSLPGFSRRLAAAVVTAGRQIAVIGAIILCASLVVGVLSLTGLGVKITSGILSLSNDMLWPALLLTALACLILGMEVPTTAAYVICVSVAGPALTSLGLEPLLAHLFVFWYALLSTITPPVCGGVFIAAGMVGENWLKVAFKAMALGIGLYIIPLAMVANPEIIQLVFNPSGALLNALKVALGLGAISYGVIARKAWWQRAALVAAGAILIFVV
- the nhaD gene encoding sodium:proton antiporter NhaD, whose product is MPTLCQPSCQPRLYRRWLFLLAALLLGVSPNAFAVTGELNLTTSAVGFFAVAIFVLAYALVMAEEKIHMRKSKPVLVAAGIIWSLIGWVYVQNGMSDASEYAFRVTLLEFTELMLFLLVAMTYINAMEERRVFDALRSWMLRKGFNYRTLFWLTGGLAFVLSPIADNLTTALLMCAVVTKVAEGDQRFINVACINIVVAANAGGAFSPFGDITTLMVWQAGMVEFQEFFILFFPALVNFLIPASIMSLFIKDEKPASVYEDVWMKRGARRIVGLFLLTIITAVLCHVVLHLPPVLGMMTGLGYLQFFGYYLRRSLPRSLERKRERYSRRGDNKKLEQLGSVVPFDVFNRVARAEWDTLLFFYGVVMCVGGLGFMGYLGLLSEALYTGWNATAANITLGVVSAVIDNIPVMFAVLTMEPDMSHGQWLLITLTAGVGGSLLSIGSAAGVAVMGQARGSYTFMGHLRWSPVILLGYIASILVHMLLNAESFALFS
- a CDS encoding bifunctional diguanylate cyclase/phosphodiesterase encodes the protein MYHFATSAALPAELLRSIDTYLGRWGIALLLVFLLLALLGNLLLKRRMQHNRALLQTNKEMLATILDSVDAFIYIKSPTLEYQYVNRRISDLFGLPADKVIGKCDAEFFDAGSAAEMEQVDRSVLASGKKVTVEESNVLQGESQVRTFLSIKMPLSMSPGAPPSLCGISTELTDYLEMQSRTYYLAFYDSLTGLPNRRMLMDSLTSAIDHDEWSASYSAVLVIDLDNFRLVNDIQGHESGDQLLINVAEQLRQRLEPEATLARFSSDEFVVLLNNLGEPQTEAVRKAERVSRQLLETIAQVRSGHSLPISASIGIALFAGREHSMDSVLQQADMALQQAKRAGGNTLCFFNADMQTSVLERASLEADLHKALERNELALHYQVQVDHQGVTTGVEALLRWYHPQRGWVSPATFIPLAEENRLIVPIGYWVLRSACEQLAKWSHQATYAPLSISVNVSSVQFQQPDFVHDVEALLAETLAPPSRLVLEVTESLLMCEPVRVRNTMLKLRARGIRFALDDFGTGYSSLSYLKRLPLDELKIDQSFIRELLTDKTDAAIVDTTILLAVSLGLTVVAEGVEKKEQLDWLRGHGCYRYQGYLFGRPTPIEYLFESY
- the phnE gene encoding phosphonate ABC transporter, permease protein PhnE, with product MPVSTNSQGLPVWRRRTTRAQWLQYLAWLAGVSLFLLCWKMISDNTMWVFVEDAGRQGTDLISRMTPPEWGYANVLWKPMWDTINIATLGTVIGVMMAFPVAFLAARNTTPHPLVRSAALMVIVSSRSINSLIWAMLLVTILGPGVLAGIIAIALRSIGFVGKLLYEAIEEIHPTPVEAISATGASRLQVMNYGVLPQIMPAFAGISVYRWDINIRESTVLGLVGAGGIGLQLNASINSLAWDQVSVIFIMIFATVLVSEWVSARVRHAII